One region of Pseudomonadota bacterium genomic DNA includes:
- a CDS encoding helix-turn-helix transcriptional regulator, with protein MSNTKARPYSRYSQQAVTVMGKMIRLERMGQKMTAKDLADRAGISRTTLQKIESGNMKCKIGIVFEVAALVGVKLFDADTGALESLQERINDKIALLPKSVRVIRRPVDDDF; from the coding sequence ATGTCAAACACCAAAGCTAGGCCATATTCTCGTTATAGCCAGCAAGCAGTTACCGTCATGGGCAAGATGATCCGCCTTGAGAGGATGGGGCAGAAAATGACAGCAAAAGATTTGGCAGATCGGGCAGGTATCAGCCGCACGACTTTGCAGAAAATCGAAAGCGGCAATATGAAATGTAAAATCGGTATTGTCTTTGAGGTTGCTGCTCTTGTCGGCGTAAAGTTATTTGACGCTGATACTGGGGCTCTGGAATCTTTACAAGAAAGAATTAATGATAAGATAGCCCTGCTTCCTAAAAGCGTTCGCGTAATCAGAAGGCCTGTAGATGATGATTTCTGA